A portion of the Adhaeribacter radiodurans genome contains these proteins:
- a CDS encoding glycosyltransferase family protein, whose protein sequence is MRYSKLVHIYADILQLRFTDTFAAIPAHAINAISPVNVFARLGRVLLYTGGRLFLDLFLPFRNKENISGKVWLYVVSKNNYESLQFIKVALPEAVFVAGQNKQIGIYNKQVTRLPTRFKIFYYYKFIPLLLGLYQLKGKRALRFFDLIYTAVGYYELSLKYLQKYRPIAIIFANDHNTDPRALLIAAKEVGIPTIYLQHASVSTNFPPLSFDLSLLEGQDSLDKYRACGPVLGEVKLIGMPKADKYLANKNSSTTIESIGVCANIIDETDRIKELLTRLVQEFPDKKISFRPHPSDRRNFNFINQISPGIQFSNAKVEPAFDFLQKQDVIIAADSSIHLEAVMLNILSIYYRLEKSNFVDDYYGYVRHQLVEKAADLNDLTFLISSYELNRPQVSGRAKYYNAVMGTELEGRSHELALRYIKEYLLKSGKA, encoded by the coding sequence ATGCGGTACAGCAAGCTGGTTCATATTTACGCCGATATTTTACAACTGCGTTTTACGGACACGTTTGCTGCCATTCCTGCCCATGCTATTAATGCTATAAGTCCGGTAAATGTATTTGCCCGGTTAGGGCGGGTATTATTGTATACCGGCGGCCGCTTATTCCTAGATTTATTTCTGCCTTTCCGGAATAAAGAAAATATTTCCGGCAAAGTATGGTTGTATGTAGTAAGTAAAAATAATTATGAATCGCTGCAATTTATAAAAGTTGCCCTGCCAGAAGCTGTTTTTGTAGCCGGCCAAAACAAACAAATCGGAATTTATAACAAACAAGTAACCCGCTTACCCACCCGTTTTAAAATTTTTTACTATTATAAATTTATTCCTCTGTTGTTGGGTTTGTACCAATTGAAAGGCAAGCGGGCGCTGCGCTTCTTCGATTTAATTTATACGGCCGTGGGCTATTATGAATTATCATTAAAATACCTGCAAAAATACCGTCCTATAGCTATCATTTTCGCTAACGATCATAATACTGATCCCCGGGCATTGTTAATTGCTGCCAAAGAAGTAGGTATTCCAACTATTTACCTGCAACACGCCAGCGTGAGCACTAATTTTCCGCCCTTATCTTTCGACTTGAGTTTACTCGAAGGTCAGGATAGTTTAGATAAGTACCGGGCTTGCGGACCAGTATTAGGTGAGGTGAAATTAATAGGTATGCCCAAGGCTGATAAATATTTAGCCAACAAAAATTCCAGTACTACTATCGAAAGTATAGGCGTTTGTGCCAATATTATTGATGAAACCGACCGGATTAAAGAACTACTAACCCGTTTGGTACAGGAATTTCCGGATAAAAAAATCAGCTTTCGCCCGCATCCCAGCGATCGTCGTAATTTTAATTTTATCAACCAGATTAGTCCTGGAATTCAGTTCTCAAATGCTAAAGTAGAACCAGCTTTTGATTTTTTGCAAAAGCAAGATGTTATTATTGCCGCCGATTCTTCCATTCACCTGGAAGCAGTTATGCTGAATATTTTAAGTATTTATTACCGTCTGGAAAAAAGTAATTTTGTAGATGATTATTACGGATATGTGCGCCACCAATTAGTAGAAAAAGCAGCAGATTTAAATGATTTGACCTTTCTAATTAGCAGCTATGAACTAAACCGACCTCAGGTGTCCGGACGGGCAAAATATTATAATGCCGTGATGGGCACCGAATTAGAAGGTCGCAGCCATGAGTTAGCTTTGCGCTATATAAAAGAATATTTATTAAAATCGGGCAAAGCTTAA
- a CDS encoding polysaccharide deacetylase family protein encodes MEAIFKYVLAQFYNIYSPQQSFEIHYGLNNQSRIQITQTKFTFFEQTAPFPETPPTFYTWKNQKIPFWFGAPEVKEIITYVGDQAVIKADIIANAFYFLSGWQEYYSTQRDNFGRFPYAESLQSKYDFITIPVVNYYFDILKTAIEQVYGLKLISILAHEAPFTTCLTHDIDNCQTAWRVEGIQALKQGKWSRFSKLLKQKISGQDNWCNVPEVIQEVQKYNVTSTFFFLANNRKYKGIANADYDISQSRYHAWLPLLKQKKFEVGIHGSHITSFTKNKLQTEVKKLKLPVHGNRFHYLRFEPQITPQLLEEAGMNYDTTLGFSEHFGFRHGTCFPFQLFNFKKREAFRFFEVPLHLMDATLHHPKYLQLSASEILPAITPMLQEIKKFGGCFTWLWHNENFSIHNLTNGPLAFHQIMEYLQEQGSGFKTISAVVNLLEHPSGQVFSK; translated from the coding sequence ATGGAAGCAATCTTTAAATACGTACTGGCTCAATTTTACAATATTTATTCTCCTCAACAGTCTTTCGAAATTCATTATGGCCTAAATAACCAGAGTCGTATTCAGATTACTCAAACAAAATTTACTTTTTTTGAACAAACAGCTCCTTTCCCTGAAACACCACCAACTTTTTATACCTGGAAAAATCAGAAAATTCCGTTTTGGTTTGGAGCTCCGGAAGTAAAAGAAATAATAACCTACGTGGGTGATCAAGCCGTTATTAAAGCGGATATTATTGCGAATGCATTTTATTTTTTGAGTGGTTGGCAGGAATATTATTCTACTCAGCGCGATAATTTTGGCCGATTCCCTTATGCCGAAAGCCTACAAAGTAAATATGACTTCATTACCATTCCGGTAGTGAATTACTATTTTGATATTCTGAAAACGGCCATCGAACAAGTATATGGTTTAAAATTAATATCTATTTTAGCCCATGAAGCGCCTTTTACTACCTGCTTAACCCACGATATTGATAATTGCCAAACTGCCTGGCGGGTAGAAGGAATACAAGCCTTAAAACAAGGTAAGTGGTCCCGGTTTAGTAAACTGTTAAAACAAAAAATTTCGGGCCAGGATAATTGGTGTAATGTGCCGGAGGTAATACAGGAAGTACAAAAGTACAACGTAACATCTACCTTTTTCTTTTTAGCTAATAACCGAAAATATAAAGGTATAGCCAACGCCGATTATGATATTTCTCAATCCCGTTACCATGCCTGGTTGCCTTTACTCAAGCAGAAAAAGTTTGAAGTAGGGATACACGGCAGCCATATTACTTCATTTACTAAAAATAAACTTCAAACAGAAGTAAAAAAATTAAAGTTACCGGTACACGGTAATCGGTTCCATTACTTACGCTTTGAACCCCAAATAACGCCCCAACTACTCGAAGAAGCAGGAATGAACTACGATACTACGTTGGGGTTTTCAGAACATTTTGGTTTTCGGCACGGTACCTGTTTTCCTTTTCAATTATTCAATTTTAAAAAGCGGGAAGCCTTTCGGTTTTTTGAAGTACCCTTACACTTAATGGATGCTACTTTACATCACCCAAAATACCTGCAACTATCCGCTTCTGAAATACTTCCGGCTATTACACCTATGCTGCAAGAAATAAAAAAATTTGGCGGCTGCTTTACCTGGCTCTGGCACAACGAAAACTTTTCAATTCATAATCTTACGAACGGCCCCTTGGCTTTCCACCAGATCATGGAGTATTTACAGGAACAAGGTTCAGGTTTTAAAACCATTAGTGCGGTCGTAAATTTGTTAGAGCATCCATCTGGTCAGGTATTTTCCAAGTAA
- a CDS encoding lipopolysaccharide biosynthesis protein, with translation MGIIKRQGIQNSIISYTGVLIGYINVMVLFPRILSVEQVGLTRVLPNIALVLAQLSALGFGSAGIKFFPFFRDKANRHYNFLMYLLGVPLLGFTIIIILYYAFQPQILAYYAKEAPLLRQYSYYIGPLSLFTLLFTLFNSYLTSLYKTVIPSFTKDFLLRIGISACVLLYATHLINFETFLFLFIGVNAGIAVVLFIYLVWLKQFHLSPNLKPWQNRPIKPMLQYGLYAFLGNISSTIITVIDSIMITHYNGLGDAGIYTTATNVASVILIAGSSIYKIALPQIADFWKNQNLTAMQALYKQVTRINLVIGCLLFIGIWANIDNLLALLPKAYSSGKYVILFVCAARLFDLASGVNGYILLTSPRYRYDLIFNISLALLTIIANPYFIRNYGINGAGFVFLIVYGVINTIRLACVYYFYKMQPFDKTSLQIIMLAILAYVVGWQLPFVSSTFIDILIRSGLITLIYIIGVLNLNLAPEMTDKLVARFRQYFK, from the coding sequence ATGGGTATTATCAAACGGCAGGGTATTCAAAATAGTATTATTTCGTACACTGGCGTGCTTATCGGTTACATAAATGTGATGGTGCTGTTTCCGCGCATCTTAAGTGTAGAACAAGTAGGTTTAACCCGCGTTTTACCTAATATAGCATTGGTTTTGGCTCAACTTTCGGCGCTTGGTTTTGGAAGTGCTGGTATTAAATTTTTTCCTTTTTTCCGTGATAAGGCGAACCGGCACTATAATTTTTTAATGTATCTGTTAGGCGTACCATTACTGGGCTTCACCATTATAATTATTCTGTATTATGCATTTCAGCCCCAGATTTTAGCTTATTACGCCAAAGAAGCACCGCTCCTTCGGCAATACTCCTATTACATTGGTCCGCTTAGCCTTTTTACATTACTTTTTACTTTATTTAACAGCTACTTAACTTCTCTTTATAAAACCGTTATCCCTTCTTTTACCAAAGATTTTTTGTTGAGGATTGGAATAAGTGCCTGCGTATTGTTGTATGCCACTCACCTGATTAACTTTGAAACATTCTTATTTTTATTTATTGGGGTAAACGCCGGTATAGCGGTTGTATTATTTATTTACCTGGTTTGGCTGAAACAATTTCATCTTTCCCCTAACCTGAAGCCCTGGCAAAACCGACCCATTAAACCAATGCTGCAGTATGGTTTATACGCCTTTTTAGGTAATATTTCAAGCACCATTATTACCGTTATCGATTCTATTATGATAACCCATTATAATGGTTTGGGCGATGCCGGTATTTATACCACTGCTACCAATGTGGCCAGTGTAATTTTAATAGCCGGAAGTTCCATTTACAAAATTGCTTTACCTCAAATTGCAGATTTCTGGAAAAATCAAAATTTAACTGCCATGCAGGCGCTGTATAAGCAAGTAACCCGCATTAATCTTGTAATAGGTTGTTTGCTGTTTATCGGTATCTGGGCCAATATTGATAATCTGTTGGCCTTGCTGCCAAAAGCTTACAGTTCCGGGAAATACGTTATTTTATTTGTGTGCGCTGCCCGCCTTTTTGATTTAGCTTCCGGCGTGAACGGTTATATATTGTTAACCTCGCCGCGTTACCGTTACGATTTGATTTTTAACATTTCCCTCGCTTTGTTAACCATTATTGCCAATCCTTATTTTATCCGGAATTACGGTATTAACGGGGCTGGTTTTGTTTTCCTGATTGTATACGGCGTTATAAATACTATTCGTTTGGCTTGCGTGTATTACTTCTATAAAATGCAGCCTTTTGATAAAACTTCTTTGCAAATTATAATGCTAGCCATATTAGCGTACGTGGTGGGGTGGCAATTACCGTTTGTATCTTCTACTTTCATTGATATTCTAATTCGCTCTGGTTTAATAACCTTGATTTACATAATTGGGGTTTTAAACCTGAACCTGGCTCCAGAAATGACGGATAAGCTAGTGGCGCGCTTCAGGCAATACTTCAAATAA
- a CDS encoding DegT/DnrJ/EryC1/StrS family aminotransferase, with the protein MHPIRFSDVSDSCTLLKPDLENAFAQVLTEGNFIKGTPVRDFAQELSKYLQGSEVIPCGNGTDALQIALMALDIPPGSEVIVPVFNYVSAAEAVALLGLVPVFADVLPDTFTLDPASVAAKISYKTRAIIVVHLFGQCADLKTLTLLAQKHDLFIVEDNAQSLGAEYIAADSTRYFAGTVAHIGTTSFFPTKMLGALGDGGALFTREEELATAIRQIASHGQSRKYTYERVGINSRLDTIQAAFLLVKLKYLDTYIEQRQLLAQEYDQHFQDSRLIQVPGRAAYSTHVFNHYVVQVPAEQRDNLRTYLLQKQIPTAVYYATPLHLQPAYYYLGNFYGDFPVAESLCQKVMALPLHPALTLEQVDYIISCIKEYEHK; encoded by the coding sequence ATGCATCCCATCCGCTTTTCCGATGTTTCGGATAGTTGTACTTTATTAAAGCCAGACCTGGAAAATGCGTTTGCTCAGGTACTAACCGAAGGTAATTTTATTAAAGGAACCCCGGTAAGAGATTTTGCCCAGGAATTAAGTAAATATTTACAAGGTTCCGAAGTAATACCTTGTGGCAATGGAACAGATGCCTTACAAATTGCTTTAATGGCTTTAGATATACCGCCCGGCAGCGAAGTTATTGTACCTGTTTTTAATTATGTTTCGGCGGCAGAAGCAGTAGCCTTGCTGGGGTTAGTTCCGGTATTTGCCGATGTACTTCCCGACACCTTTACTCTTGATCCAGCATCGGTAGCCGCCAAAATATCTTACAAAACCCGGGCTATAATAGTGGTGCATTTGTTTGGTCAATGTGCAGACCTTAAAACACTTACCTTATTAGCGCAAAAACATGATTTATTTATAGTAGAAGATAATGCCCAAAGTTTGGGTGCGGAGTATATTGCGGCAGATAGTACCCGGTATTTTGCGGGCACGGTAGCCCATATTGGTACAACTTCTTTTTTCCCGACGAAAATGTTAGGTGCTCTGGGAGATGGAGGCGCTCTTTTTACGAGAGAGGAAGAGCTAGCCACCGCTATTCGCCAAATTGCCAGTCATGGTCAAAGTCGAAAATACACCTACGAACGGGTTGGAATAAACTCGCGACTCGATACTATACAGGCAGCTTTTCTTTTAGTGAAATTAAAATACCTAGACACCTATATAGAACAACGACAATTATTGGCTCAAGAATACGATCAGCATTTTCAGGATAGCCGTTTGATTCAGGTTCCGGGTCGTGCCGCTTACAGCACGCATGTATTTAATCATTACGTAGTGCAAGTTCCTGCGGAGCAGCGGGATAATTTAAGAACTTATTTACTCCAAAAACAAATACCCACGGCAGTATACTATGCTACGCCTTTGCATTTGCAGCCTGCCTACTACTATTTAGGTAATTTTTACGGGGATTTTCCGGTAGCAGAAAGTCTTTGCCAGAAAGTAATGGCGTTGCCCTTGCATCCTGCCCTCACCTTAGAACAAGTAGATTATATAATTAGCTGCATTAAAGAATATGAGCATAAATAA
- a CDS encoding DUF6565 domain-containing protein: protein MKNLIKTPIMSFALAFSLAGMQIGCSSDSKSSTSQTTDNSTAANDGETAYTDYKNYVSTLDSSAIATMDTASSSWKDQRTMYDEKVARLDQYQNNYDENRRQEIDHLKTRYSSYWNSLGTNLSGGMAPDKVATTGTSDLMSNFNTANINTQTSSTIREAYDNFVEKVRANKNDFTRDQWHKVEAYYQALDDRKDAIEDQISSKDKIEITKAKAKYETVKTGEKLDPVVSQVAADVKQTGEKVEDKVQKGAQQVGQKAKETSKDAKEKGSNVADKVGTAAKNTAEDVTETGAKVGNKVGHAAKEAGKDVKEGVVKGAKAVGKTADKAGEKVKDAFDGKKENE from the coding sequence ATGAAAAATTTAATTAAAACTCCGATAATGAGCTTTGCACTCGCCTTCAGTTTAGCAGGTATGCAAATAGGCTGTTCATCGGATTCTAAAAGCTCAACTTCTCAAACTACTGATAATTCTACCGCTGCTAACGATGGCGAAACTGCTTATACGGATTACAAGAATTACGTGAGCACTCTCGATTCCAGCGCTATTGCTACTATGGATACTGCCAGCAGCAGTTGGAAAGATCAGCGGACTATGTACGATGAGAAAGTTGCCCGATTAGATCAGTACCAAAACAATTACGATGAAAATCGGCGTCAGGAAATTGATCACTTAAAGACTCGTTATAGTTCGTATTGGAACTCCCTCGGCACTAACCTGAGCGGTGGTATGGCACCCGACAAAGTTGCTACTACTGGCACCAGTGATCTCATGAGTAATTTTAATACGGCAAATATTAATACACAAACTTCATCCACCATCCGCGAGGCTTACGACAATTTTGTAGAAAAAGTAAGAGCGAACAAAAATGATTTTACTAGAGATCAATGGCACAAAGTAGAAGCTTATTATCAAGCTTTAGATGACCGTAAAGACGCCATAGAAGATCAGATATCTAGTAAAGATAAAATTGAAATTACTAAAGCTAAAGCCAAGTACGAAACGGTAAAAACCGGTGAGAAACTTGACCCTGTAGTAAGCCAGGTTGCCGCCGATGTGAAACAAACCGGTGAAAAGGTTGAAGACAAAGTGCAGAAAGGAGCTCAACAAGTAGGTCAAAAAGCAAAAGAAACCAGTAAAGATGCCAAAGAAAAAGGTAGCAACGTAGCCGATAAAGTAGGTACTGCTGCTAAAAATACCGCTGAGGATGTTACCGAAACAGGTGCTAAGGTAGGTAATAAAGTAGGCCACGCGGCTAAAGAAGCCGGTAAAGACGTGAAAGAAGGAGTGGTTAAAGGTGCCAAAGCGGTAGGTAAAACGGCTGATAAGGCCGGCGAAAAAGTAAAAGATGCTTTTGATGGCAAAAAAGAAAACGAATAA
- a CDS encoding glycosyltransferase family 2 protein, whose product MVSELSILIPIYNFAVDQLVNVLLAQCYEEAICFEIICLDDASESHFQEKNRFLKSLENVIYEELPTNISRAAIRNKLAQHAQFSHLLFLDNDSEIISQDFIRQYLQAGHPDKILIGGTLYPNELPSHPYRLHWKFGRSREQIPADFRNQHPYRSVQVNNALVPRAIFLNYPFNEKIIEYGHEDSQWGKRLEKAKVPVVHIANPVGHIGLEPCEIFLIKTRSAIHNLHRLYYSEGIGKDSSLIKWYLRLSHYKVKKVYFTFYRILKSILLFNLRSSRPSLFCFDLYKLGLFIQIDYLPKKDHPI is encoded by the coding sequence ATGGTATCTGAGTTATCTATTTTAATTCCCATATACAATTTTGCTGTTGATCAATTAGTAAATGTACTGCTTGCCCAGTGTTATGAAGAGGCCATTTGTTTCGAAATAATATGTTTGGACGATGCTTCCGAATCGCATTTTCAGGAGAAGAACAGATTTTTAAAAAGTTTGGAGAATGTTATTTACGAAGAACTACCCACTAATATAAGCCGGGCGGCCATTCGCAACAAACTAGCCCAACACGCTCAATTCTCCCACTTACTCTTTCTGGACAACGATTCGGAAATTATTAGTCAGGATTTTATCAGACAGTACTTACAGGCAGGTCATCCGGATAAAATTTTAATAGGAGGTACCCTCTATCCGAATGAACTGCCTTCCCATCCTTACCGCTTACACTGGAAATTTGGCCGGAGCCGGGAACAAATTCCAGCTGATTTCCGAAATCAGCATCCGTACCGAAGCGTACAGGTGAACAATGCTTTAGTCCCTCGTGCTATCTTTCTAAATTACCCTTTTAATGAAAAAATAATTGAATACGGGCACGAAGATTCGCAATGGGGTAAACGTTTGGAAAAAGCCAAGGTGCCGGTGGTGCACATTGCTAATCCGGTCGGACATATAGGACTAGAACCTTGTGAAATATTTTTAATCAAAACTCGATCCGCCATTCATAATCTTCACCGACTATATTATTCCGAAGGAATAGGGAAGGATTCTTCATTAATCAAATGGTATTTGCGATTATCGCATTATAAAGTAAAGAAGGTTTATTTTACTTTTTACCGGATTCTAAAGTCAATTTTGTTATTTAACTTGCGTAGTTCCCGTCCAAGTTTGTTTTGTTTCGATTTATACAAACTGGGTTTATTTATTCAAATAGATTATTTGCCTAAAAAGGATCATCCCATTTAA
- a CDS encoding cell division ATP-binding protein FtsE: protein MRNFSSSAPVVSLKDVSIHQNVQTVLQGVTFDIDKGEFVYLVGRTGSGKSSLLKTLYADLPLRNGMAGVAGFSIFKLPRTQVPFLRRKIGIVFQDFQLLFDRTVADNLRFVLKATGWKDSSKIKQRISEVLMRVGLDAASNKMPHQLSGGEQQRIVIARALLNEPVILFADEPTGNLDPEVADGIMQLFNQINNHGTAILMATHNHQIINTYPHRILKCENGKVLDSAKQSFSLTDGI from the coding sequence ATGCGTAATTTTTCTTCTTCGGCGCCGGTGGTGTCGTTAAAAGATGTTTCTATTCACCAGAATGTACAAACGGTATTGCAAGGGGTAACCTTCGATATAGATAAAGGAGAATTTGTATATTTAGTAGGCCGCACGGGTAGTGGTAAATCTTCCTTACTTAAAACTTTGTATGCCGATTTGCCGCTGCGCAATGGTATGGCCGGTGTAGCCGGATTTTCTATTTTTAAACTACCCCGCACCCAAGTACCTTTTCTGCGCCGAAAAATCGGGATTGTGTTTCAGGATTTTCAATTACTTTTTGACCGGACCGTAGCAGATAATTTACGCTTTGTACTGAAAGCAACCGGTTGGAAAGATTCTTCTAAAATTAAGCAACGAATTTCGGAGGTGCTCATGCGCGTAGGTTTAGACGCTGCTTCTAATAAAATGCCGCATCAGCTTTCGGGCGGGGAACAACAGCGCATTGTAATTGCCCGCGCGCTGCTCAACGAACCCGTAATTTTATTTGCCGATGAACCTACGGGTAATTTAGATCCGGAAGTAGCGGATGGTATTATGCAGTTATTTAATCAGATAAATAACCATGGTACTGCTATATTAATGGCCACGCATAATCATCAAATTATAAATACGTACCCACACCGGATTTTAAAATGCGAAAATGGCAAAGTACTAGACTCGGCGAAGCAAAGCTTTTCCTTAACGGATGGTATCTGA
- a CDS encoding fructose-6-phosphate aldolase, whose amino-acid sequence MYIIKVKGKAKIPDYIQLRDENFVLIAYFRADRPLKNMERYGLANKEEQLATVIKELEFGKLQKLEI is encoded by the coding sequence ATGTACATTATCAAGGTAAAAGGCAAGGCTAAAATTCCGGATTATATTCAGTTGCGGGATGAAAATTTTGTGCTGATTGCTTACTTCCGTGCCGATCGTCCGTTGAAGAATATGGAGCGGTACGGACTGGCCAATAAAGAAGAACAGCTAGCTACTGTAATAAAAGAACTGGAATTCGGGAAGCTCCAGAAACTGGAAATTTAA
- the fsa gene encoding fructose-6-phosphate aldolase: MKFFIDTANLNEIREAYDLGVLDGVTTNPSLMAKEGIKGHDNVMAHYKAICDIVDGDISAEVIAVDYDGIIREGEILAELHPNIVVKVPMIRDGVKAIKYFSDKGIKTNCTLVFNAGQALLAAKAGATYVSPFIGRLDDIGQDGMQLIEQIVQIYSNYGYPTEVLAASVRHTMHLLQCAEVGADVVTCPLNVITSLLNHPLTESGLAKFLADHKKVNS, encoded by the coding sequence ATGAAATTTTTTATTGATACTGCGAACTTAAACGAAATCCGGGAAGCCTATGATTTAGGCGTGCTCGATGGAGTAACAACTAATCCATCTTTAATGGCGAAAGAAGGCATTAAAGGACACGACAATGTAATGGCGCATTACAAAGCTATCTGCGATATTGTGGATGGGGACATTAGTGCCGAAGTAATTGCCGTGGATTACGATGGAATTATCCGCGAAGGGGAAATCCTGGCTGAACTGCACCCGAACATTGTAGTAAAAGTGCCTATGATTCGTGATGGAGTAAAGGCCATTAAATATTTCTCCGATAAAGGTATTAAAACGAATTGCACCCTGGTATTCAACGCCGGTCAGGCCTTATTAGCGGCTAAAGCCGGAGCTACCTACGTGTCGCCATTTATTGGCCGCCTGGATGATATCGGGCAAGACGGTATGCAATTAATCGAGCAAATTGTACAGATTTACAGTAATTACGGTTATCCCACCGAAGTTTTAGCTGCCTCTGTACGCCATACCATGCATTTACTGCAATGCGCTGAAGTTGGAGCCGATGTGGTAACCTGCCCTTTAAACGTAATAACATCTTTATTGAATCATCCGCTTACTGAAAGCGGTCTGGCCAAATTCCTTGCCGACCATAAGAAAGTAAACAGCTAG
- a CDS encoding serine hydrolase domain-containing protein: MRKHLLGLLLFLSFLSSQAQKTATNQKIGAEVKLTNPESVGMSSARLQRIDKMIQEYTNNNYLPGAIAFISRNGKTVYQKSFGFNDTETKTPLDPNAIMRIASQTKALTTLGVMLLFEEGKFLLDDPISKYLPAFKNQKVLDKFNENDTTYTTVPANREVTIRHLLTHTSGIGYAGIGSKEARAIYAKVKVGSGIGTPEGKIGDAMNRLGGMPLMHQPGEKWTYGLSTDVLGYFIEVISGQPLDKFMRTRIFEPLDMQDTYFYLPANKHNRLAILYTEDAQKNTIKVQSRNGQLEDYPKFTNGTYFSGGAGLSSTLADYARFLQMLLNNGSYNGKQIISPATVRLMTTNQIGEVNQGDNKFGLGFGVTSPKGATKLGVSEGSYEWGGVLWNQLLGRPKRRDNRITLHAKSSKYYQRRYCR, translated from the coding sequence ATGCGGAAACATTTACTTGGCTTATTGCTTTTTTTAAGTTTTTTAAGTTCCCAAGCCCAAAAAACGGCTACCAATCAGAAAATTGGAGCGGAAGTAAAATTAACCAATCCCGAAAGTGTTGGAATGAGCAGTGCGCGTTTACAGCGCATAGATAAAATGATTCAAGAGTATACCAATAATAATTACTTACCCGGGGCAATTGCTTTTATTTCCCGTAATGGGAAAACTGTTTATCAAAAATCTTTTGGCTTTAACGACACTGAAACTAAAACACCTCTGGATCCAAATGCCATTATGCGCATTGCCTCTCAAACCAAAGCCCTGACTACTTTGGGCGTTATGCTCTTGTTTGAAGAAGGCAAGTTTTTACTCGATGATCCAATATCTAAATACCTGCCTGCTTTTAAGAACCAGAAAGTACTCGATAAATTTAATGAGAATGATACAACGTATACTACTGTGCCCGCAAACCGTGAAGTAACCATCCGGCACTTGCTCACGCATACTTCTGGAATTGGCTATGCCGGCATAGGCAGCAAAGAGGCCAGGGCCATTTACGCAAAAGTTAAAGTTGGTAGTGGAATTGGTACTCCCGAAGGCAAAATAGGCGATGCCATGAACCGCTTAGGCGGAATGCCTTTAATGCATCAACCCGGCGAAAAATGGACCTATGGATTAAGTACTGACGTATTGGGTTATTTTATTGAAGTTATATCTGGCCAGCCTCTCGATAAATTTATGCGCACCCGCATCTTCGAACCTTTAGACATGCAGGATACTTATTTTTATTTACCAGCAAATAAGCACAACCGCCTGGCGATATTATACACCGAAGATGCGCAAAAAAATACGATTAAAGTACAGTCCCGCAATGGGCAATTGGAAGATTATCCGAAATTTACGAATGGCACTTATTTTTCTGGTGGGGCAGGTTTATCGTCTACCCTTGCTGATTATGCCAGGTTTTTACAGATGCTGTTAAATAATGGTTCGTACAATGGCAAACAAATTATTAGCCCGGCAACTGTGCGCCTCATGACCACCAATCAGATTGGGGAAGTAAATCAAGGCGATAATAAATTTGGTTTAGGATTTGGAGTTACTTCCCCGAAAGGAGCGACTAAATTAGGCGTTTCTGAAGGCTCATACGAATGGGGGGGGGTACTTTGGAACCAGTTATTGGGTAGACCCAAAAGAAGGGATAATAGGATTACTCTACACGCAAAAAGCTCCAAATACTACCAGCGGCGATATTGCCGATAA